A single genomic interval of Drosophila virilis strain 15010-1051.87 chromosome 2, Dvir_AGI_RSII-ME, whole genome shotgun sequence harbors:
- the Ask1 gene encoding mitogen-activated protein kinase kinase kinase 15 isoform X1 — MDVVCVIDTVVGDHLEDRLCALEEIKQAVQSAGANFQRVQFERLDYGETNVQETFYNADVAVIDLSILTQQRPLSYHYGVRESFGMKENILIYNDLESKQTLSLRLSCANYLFLSYKRNAETNSCHLTHQASNKEPPADGRVPTTLQSRLKRKLQDVEIQSKAHMREKFLSDMRAARDAYAPSDDKLKSILHGMRKRLDDPHVLSGEVLHSFMCSLRDVQDYDAMVRLVNDLKNIPNTRKYVETDNMSFLYAFALNRRNRPGDREKALESSLKALEKMENPFPDMLCLCGRIYKDMFVESDCTDTKSLENAIKWYRQSFEVQPNEYAGINLATLLVIEGKEFSNTVELQHIGMTLNNLIGKKGSLSTLSGYWDVATFFEISVLAEDYAKAIQAAECMFKLKPPIWSLKSTIGNISLIHRFRRKPEDRQLPIEEQAFQFWMDFFLMAINVKEINSIRFPILILEPNKIYMPSYVTINMDADEKSIQIVNICLAHSKNACKKLHDFLFVASKIKSVSLYKRDDLCAYLYVHHNSDDFQIYFPSTECRQSFYDRILEMTADQEVFVNLETDEAQIEYEYDYNDQNRKITLGKGTYGTVYAARDKQTQVRIAIKEVPEKNSQDVQPLHEEIKLHSQLRHRNIVQYLGSRSEDGFFKIFMEQVPGGSLSDLLKTKWGPLKDNESTMAFYSKQILQGLKYLHEQDIVHRDIKGDNVLVNTYSGVVKISDFGTSKRLARINPMTDTFAGTLQYMAPEVIDQGVRGYGPPADIWSFGCTNVEMATGSPPFSELGNPQAAMFKVGFYKKHPNIPEEMSTNAKNFILRCFAISVQDRPSALQLLDDPFLTDKPRKLRPALPINTSEFGRSISVPADRLVHKTTPPLTYNTTSNTPTTPELDSVSLGTSSVDINELSSTQNFIIERRNSSGFLLSPEIEPQTPSLRTSISDTSETDGFYRLKKDSQRRTTLSKVLALDESKICEIWEKKINSDQNSIAIRKSDLELLIRGLRDYIMNENEKHLEATINELKQKLDNDAIALDHLHLALYSFQDAVVCALRLHCIKPHWMFALDNLVKRAVQAAVTIFSPELGANLADKDLSGNDDESVHNAGPHATTDSQEKQPHALDKLLPGSSSGGDQVDGVGSSVECVRILRDIRDNQKQLQLQIMEQNRQNLRALHNISQELAHIYMGGRKRLRRTFNGFNKKCHRMSPSGAGNVAARSAQNANARRQLTKHNFGLHEIDEQLEQWLAQHDIDEFSKSLILNEGFTFEDFIYNMEKLDLMRLGLRVGIEVRLWKLIIQERACTSVCVDSPSGTYHEPVNNNTITTNATDADIISLAKGKIRKSESEYASCSE, encoded by the exons aTGGATGTTGTTTGTGTAATTGATACTGTTGTGGGCGATCATCTGGAGGATCGTCTCTGCGCCTTAGAGGAGATCAAGCAGGCAGTGCAATCAGCAGGAGCCAATTTTCAGCGTGTACAG TTCGAGCGCTTGGATTATGGCGAGACGAATGTGCAGGAAACCTTCTATAATGCCGATGTTGCCGTCATAGATTTAAGCATATTAACACAACAGCGTCCGCTATCCTATCATTATGGGGTGCGCGAAAGTTTCGGCATGAAGGAGAACATCTTAATCTACAACGATTTGGAGTCCAAACAGACGCTCAGCTTAAGG CTCTCTTGTGCCAACTACTTGTTTCTCAGCTATAAACGTAATGCTGAGACCAACTCCTGCCATTTAACACATCAGGCCAGCAACAAGGAGCCACCCGCAGATGGACGCGTGCCCACCACATTACAGTCACGTCTCAAGCGGAAATTGCAAGATGTTGAAATACAATCAAA GGCACATATGCGCGAGAAATTTCTCAGTGATATGCGAGCGGCGCGAGACGCTTACGCGCCCAGCGATGATAAGTTAAAAAGCATTCTACATGGG ATGCGAAAACGCCTGGACGATCCACACGTGCTGTCCGGCGAGGTATTGCACAGTTTTATGTGCTCACTGCGGGATGTGCAGGATTATGATGCGATGGTACGTCTAGTGAATGACCTTAAGAACATACCAAACACACGCAAATATGTAGAAACGGACAATATGAGTTTTTTGTATGCGTTCGCGTTGAATCGACGCAATCGGCCGGGGGATCGCGAGAAAGCACTAGAATCATCACTCAAAGCACTCGAAAAAATGGAGAATCCATTTCCGGATATGTTGTGCCTATGCGGACGCATCTACAAGGACATGTTTGTGGAGTCGGACTGTACAGATACAAAGAGCCTGGAGAATGCCATCAAATGGTATCGCCAAAGTTTTGAGGTGCAGCCAAATGAATATGCGGGCATCAATTTGGCCACCCTGCTGGTAATCGAAGGCAAGGAGTTCAGCAATACCGTCGAGCTACAACATATTGGCATGACCCTTAACAATCTCATTGGCAAAAAGGGCAGCTTGTCAACGCTCAGTGGCTACTGGGATGTGGCGACATTCTTCGAGATCTCCGTGCTGGCCGAAGACTATGCCAAGGCCATACAGGCAGCCGAGTGCATGTTCAAGCTGAAGCCGCCCATTTGGTCGCTTAAGTCAACCATTGGCAATATATCGCTGATACATCGTTTTCGGCGCAAACCCGAGGATCGGCAGCTGCCCATCGAGGAGCAGGCTTTTCAATTCTGGATGGACTTCTTTCTGATGGCCATTAATGTCAAAGAGATTAATAGCATACGCTTTCCCATTTTG ATACTCGAACccaacaaaatttatatgcCCAGCTATGTGACTATAAACATGGATGCCGATGAGAAGTCTATACAGATTGTAAACATTTGTCTGGCGCACTCGAAGAATGCTTGCAAAAAGCTGCACGATTTTCTGTTTGTTGCTTCAAAGATTAAATCAGTTAGCCTATACAAACGGGACGATCTCTGTGCGTATCTATATGTGCATCACAATTCGGacgattttcaaatatacTTTCCATCCACCGAGTGCCGGCAAAGCTTTTACGATCGCATCTTGGAAATGACTGCCGATCAGGAGGTGTTTGTCAATCTGGAGACTGATGAGGCGCAAATCGAG TATGAATACGATTATAATGATCAGAATCGCAAGATTACGCTCGGCAAGGGCACCTATGGCACTGTGTACGCGGCGCGTGATAAGCAAACGCAGGTGCGTATTGCCATCAAGGAGGTGCCGGAGAAGAATTCACAGGATGTGCAGCCACTGCACGAGGAGATCAAATTGCATTCGCAGCTGCGCCATCGCAATATTGTACAGTATTTGGGTTCACGTTCCGAGGATGGCTTCTTCAAGATCTTCATGGAGCAGGTGCCCGGTGGTTCGCTATCCGATTTGCTAAAGACCAAATGGGGTCCGCTCAAGGATAACGAGTCCACCATGGCCTTCTACTCCAAGCAGATACTGCAGGGTCTCAAATACCTACACGAACAGGACATTGTCCATCGCGACATCAAGGGTGACAATGTGTTGGTCAACACGTACAGTGGTGTCGTCAAGATCTCCGATTTTGGCACCTCAAAGCGCCTGGCGCGTATAAATCCCATGACTGACACATTTGCGGGCACACTGCAATACATGGCGCCAGAGGTCATTGATCAGGGCGTGCGCGGTTATGGACCGCCTGCGGATATTTGGTCTTTTGGGTGCACAAATGTTGAAATGGCCACCGGAAGTCCGCCGTTCAGTGAACTAGGCAATCCACAGGCAGCCATGTTTAAGGTGGGCTTCTACAAGAAGCATCCCAACATACCGGAGGAAATGTCTACGAATGccaagaattttattttacgcTGCTTTGCCATAAGCGTGCAGGACAGACCCTCTGCCTTGCAGCTGCTCGATGATCCTTTTCTGACAGA CAAGCCACGCAAGCTGCGGCCTGCCTTGCCGATTAACACATCGGAGTTTGGACGCAGCATCTCCGTGCCCGCTGATCGCTTGGTGCACAAAACGACGCCGCCTCTGACCTATAATACCACATCGAATACACCCACGACTCCGGAACTTGA CAGCGTCTCACTTGGCACATCGTCGGTAGACATTAATGAGCTGAGCAGCACACAGAATTTCATTATTGAACGTCGGAACTCGTCTGGCTTTCTGCTATCGCCGGAGATTGAACCCCAGACGCCGTCCCTGCGTACCAGCATTAGCGATACAAGCGAAACGGATGGATTCTATCGTCTGAAAAAGGATTCGCAGCGGCGTACAACGCTCTCCAAAGTGCTAGCACTGGACGAGTCCAAGATCTGTGAGATTTGGGAGAAGAAGATCAATTCAGATCAAAATTCTATAGCCATACGCAAGAGCGATCTGGAGCTGCTTATCCGCGGCCTGCGCGACTACATTATGAACGAGAATGAAAAGCATTTGGAGGCGACAATCAATGAACTGAAGCAGAAACTGGATAACGACGCCATCGCATTGGATCATTTGCATCTGGCGTTATACTCATTTCAGGATGCGGTTGTCTGTGCGCTGCGGCTGCACTGTATCAAGCCGCATTGGATGTTTGCGCTGGACAATCTGGTGAAGCGCGCTGTTCAGGCGGCTGTCACCATATTCTCACCCGAATTGGGCGCAAATTTGGCGGATAAGGATTTGTCGGGCAATGATGATGAAAGCGTGCATAATGCTGGTCCACACGCAACGACTGACAGTCAGGAGAAGCAGCCACACGCATTGGATAAGCTGCTgcccggcagcagcagcggcggtgATCAAGTAGATGGCGTGGGCAGCTCGGTGGAGTGTGTGCGCATTCTACGTGATATACGCGACAATCAGAAGCAGCTGCAGTTACAGATTATGGAACAAAACCGGCAGAATCTGCGCGCGCTGCACAACATCAGCCAGGAGCTCGCCCATATCTATATGGGCGGTCGCAAGCGCTTGAG GCGCACCTTTAACGGATTTAACAAGAAGTGCCATAGAATGAGTCCAAGCGGCGCGGGAAACGTTGCCGCACGGTCAGCCCAAAACGCCAATGCCCGCCGCCAGCTAACCAAGCACAATTTTGGTCTGCACGAGATAGACGAGCAATTGGAGCAGTGGCTAGCGCAGCATGACATTGATGAGTTCTCAAAGTCGCTCATACTGAATGAAGGTTTCACATTTGAGGATTTCATCTATAACATGGAGAAGCTAGATCTGATGCGTTTAGGCTTACG CGTGGGCATCGAGGTGCGCTTGTGGAAACTCATTATACAGGAACGTGCCTGCACTTCGGTGTGCGTGGACAGTCCATCGGGTACATACCACGAGCCTGTTAACAATAATACCATCACAACCAATGCAACGGATGCAGATATTATAAGCCTGGCCAAGGGAAAGATTAGAAAAAGCGAAAGTGAATACGCTTCATGCAGCGAATGA
- the Ask1 gene encoding mitogen-activated protein kinase kinase kinase 15 isoform X2, protein MDVVCVIDTVVGDHLEDRLCALEEIKQAVQSAGANFQRVQFERLDYGETNVQETFYNADVAVIDLSILTQQRPLSYHYGVRESFGMKENILIYNDLESKQTLSLRLSCANYLFLSYKRNAETNSCHLTHQASNKEPPADGRVPTTLQSRLKRKLQDVEIQSKAHMREKFLSDMRAARDAYAPSDDKLKSILHGMRKRLDDPHVLSGEVLHSFMCSLRDVQDYDAMVRLVNDLKNIPNTRKYVETDNMSFLYAFALNRRNRPGDREKALESSLKALEKMENPFPDMLCLCGRIYKDMFVESDCTDTKSLENAIKWYRQSFEVQPNEYAGINLATLLVIEGKEFSNTVELQHIGMTLNNLIGKKGSLSTLSGYWDVATFFEISVLAEDYAKAIQAAECMFKLKPPIWSLKSTIGNISLIHRFRRKPEDRQLPIEEQAFQFWMDFFLMAINVKEINSIRFPILILEPNKIYMPSYVTINMDADEKSIQIVNICLAHSKNACKKLHDFLFVASKIKSVSLYKRDDLCAYLYVHHNSDDFQIYFPSTECRQSFYDRILEMTADQEVFVNLETDEAQIEYEYDYNDQNRKITLGKGTYGTVYAARDKQTQVRIAIKEVPEKNSQDVQPLHEEIKLHSQLRHRNIVQYLGSRSEDGFFKIFMEQVPGGSLSDLLKTKWGPLKDNESTMAFYSKQILQGLKYLHEQDIVHRDIKGDNVLVNTYSGVVKISDFGTSKRLARINPMTDTFAGTLQYMAPEVIDQGVRGYGPPADIWSFGCTNVEMATGSPPFSELGNPQAAMFKVGFYKKHPNIPEEMSTNAKNFILRCFAISVQDRPSALQLLDDPFLTDKPRKLRPALPINTSEFGRSISVPADRLVHKTTPPLTYNTTSNTPTTPELDVSLGTSSVDINELSSTQNFIIERRNSSGFLLSPEIEPQTPSLRTSISDTSETDGFYRLKKDSQRRTTLSKVLALDESKICEIWEKKINSDQNSIAIRKSDLELLIRGLRDYIMNENEKHLEATINELKQKLDNDAIALDHLHLALYSFQDAVVCALRLHCIKPHWMFALDNLVKRAVQAAVTIFSPELGANLADKDLSGNDDESVHNAGPHATTDSQEKQPHALDKLLPGSSSGGDQVDGVGSSVECVRILRDIRDNQKQLQLQIMEQNRQNLRALHNISQELAHIYMGGRKRLRRTFNGFNKKCHRMSPSGAGNVAARSAQNANARRQLTKHNFGLHEIDEQLEQWLAQHDIDEFSKSLILNEGFTFEDFIYNMEKLDLMRLGLRVGIEVRLWKLIIQERACTSVCVDSPSGTYHEPVNNNTITTNATDADIISLAKGKIRKSESEYASCSE, encoded by the exons aTGGATGTTGTTTGTGTAATTGATACTGTTGTGGGCGATCATCTGGAGGATCGTCTCTGCGCCTTAGAGGAGATCAAGCAGGCAGTGCAATCAGCAGGAGCCAATTTTCAGCGTGTACAG TTCGAGCGCTTGGATTATGGCGAGACGAATGTGCAGGAAACCTTCTATAATGCCGATGTTGCCGTCATAGATTTAAGCATATTAACACAACAGCGTCCGCTATCCTATCATTATGGGGTGCGCGAAAGTTTCGGCATGAAGGAGAACATCTTAATCTACAACGATTTGGAGTCCAAACAGACGCTCAGCTTAAGG CTCTCTTGTGCCAACTACTTGTTTCTCAGCTATAAACGTAATGCTGAGACCAACTCCTGCCATTTAACACATCAGGCCAGCAACAAGGAGCCACCCGCAGATGGACGCGTGCCCACCACATTACAGTCACGTCTCAAGCGGAAATTGCAAGATGTTGAAATACAATCAAA GGCACATATGCGCGAGAAATTTCTCAGTGATATGCGAGCGGCGCGAGACGCTTACGCGCCCAGCGATGATAAGTTAAAAAGCATTCTACATGGG ATGCGAAAACGCCTGGACGATCCACACGTGCTGTCCGGCGAGGTATTGCACAGTTTTATGTGCTCACTGCGGGATGTGCAGGATTATGATGCGATGGTACGTCTAGTGAATGACCTTAAGAACATACCAAACACACGCAAATATGTAGAAACGGACAATATGAGTTTTTTGTATGCGTTCGCGTTGAATCGACGCAATCGGCCGGGGGATCGCGAGAAAGCACTAGAATCATCACTCAAAGCACTCGAAAAAATGGAGAATCCATTTCCGGATATGTTGTGCCTATGCGGACGCATCTACAAGGACATGTTTGTGGAGTCGGACTGTACAGATACAAAGAGCCTGGAGAATGCCATCAAATGGTATCGCCAAAGTTTTGAGGTGCAGCCAAATGAATATGCGGGCATCAATTTGGCCACCCTGCTGGTAATCGAAGGCAAGGAGTTCAGCAATACCGTCGAGCTACAACATATTGGCATGACCCTTAACAATCTCATTGGCAAAAAGGGCAGCTTGTCAACGCTCAGTGGCTACTGGGATGTGGCGACATTCTTCGAGATCTCCGTGCTGGCCGAAGACTATGCCAAGGCCATACAGGCAGCCGAGTGCATGTTCAAGCTGAAGCCGCCCATTTGGTCGCTTAAGTCAACCATTGGCAATATATCGCTGATACATCGTTTTCGGCGCAAACCCGAGGATCGGCAGCTGCCCATCGAGGAGCAGGCTTTTCAATTCTGGATGGACTTCTTTCTGATGGCCATTAATGTCAAAGAGATTAATAGCATACGCTTTCCCATTTTG ATACTCGAACccaacaaaatttatatgcCCAGCTATGTGACTATAAACATGGATGCCGATGAGAAGTCTATACAGATTGTAAACATTTGTCTGGCGCACTCGAAGAATGCTTGCAAAAAGCTGCACGATTTTCTGTTTGTTGCTTCAAAGATTAAATCAGTTAGCCTATACAAACGGGACGATCTCTGTGCGTATCTATATGTGCATCACAATTCGGacgattttcaaatatacTTTCCATCCACCGAGTGCCGGCAAAGCTTTTACGATCGCATCTTGGAAATGACTGCCGATCAGGAGGTGTTTGTCAATCTGGAGACTGATGAGGCGCAAATCGAG TATGAATACGATTATAATGATCAGAATCGCAAGATTACGCTCGGCAAGGGCACCTATGGCACTGTGTACGCGGCGCGTGATAAGCAAACGCAGGTGCGTATTGCCATCAAGGAGGTGCCGGAGAAGAATTCACAGGATGTGCAGCCACTGCACGAGGAGATCAAATTGCATTCGCAGCTGCGCCATCGCAATATTGTACAGTATTTGGGTTCACGTTCCGAGGATGGCTTCTTCAAGATCTTCATGGAGCAGGTGCCCGGTGGTTCGCTATCCGATTTGCTAAAGACCAAATGGGGTCCGCTCAAGGATAACGAGTCCACCATGGCCTTCTACTCCAAGCAGATACTGCAGGGTCTCAAATACCTACACGAACAGGACATTGTCCATCGCGACATCAAGGGTGACAATGTGTTGGTCAACACGTACAGTGGTGTCGTCAAGATCTCCGATTTTGGCACCTCAAAGCGCCTGGCGCGTATAAATCCCATGACTGACACATTTGCGGGCACACTGCAATACATGGCGCCAGAGGTCATTGATCAGGGCGTGCGCGGTTATGGACCGCCTGCGGATATTTGGTCTTTTGGGTGCACAAATGTTGAAATGGCCACCGGAAGTCCGCCGTTCAGTGAACTAGGCAATCCACAGGCAGCCATGTTTAAGGTGGGCTTCTACAAGAAGCATCCCAACATACCGGAGGAAATGTCTACGAATGccaagaattttattttacgcTGCTTTGCCATAAGCGTGCAGGACAGACCCTCTGCCTTGCAGCTGCTCGATGATCCTTTTCTGACAGA CAAGCCACGCAAGCTGCGGCCTGCCTTGCCGATTAACACATCGGAGTTTGGACGCAGCATCTCCGTGCCCGCTGATCGCTTGGTGCACAAAACGACGCCGCCTCTGACCTATAATACCACATCGAATACACCCACGACTCCGGAACTTGA CGTCTCACTTGGCACATCGTCGGTAGACATTAATGAGCTGAGCAGCACACAGAATTTCATTATTGAACGTCGGAACTCGTCTGGCTTTCTGCTATCGCCGGAGATTGAACCCCAGACGCCGTCCCTGCGTACCAGCATTAGCGATACAAGCGAAACGGATGGATTCTATCGTCTGAAAAAGGATTCGCAGCGGCGTACAACGCTCTCCAAAGTGCTAGCACTGGACGAGTCCAAGATCTGTGAGATTTGGGAGAAGAAGATCAATTCAGATCAAAATTCTATAGCCATACGCAAGAGCGATCTGGAGCTGCTTATCCGCGGCCTGCGCGACTACATTATGAACGAGAATGAAAAGCATTTGGAGGCGACAATCAATGAACTGAAGCAGAAACTGGATAACGACGCCATCGCATTGGATCATTTGCATCTGGCGTTATACTCATTTCAGGATGCGGTTGTCTGTGCGCTGCGGCTGCACTGTATCAAGCCGCATTGGATGTTTGCGCTGGACAATCTGGTGAAGCGCGCTGTTCAGGCGGCTGTCACCATATTCTCACCCGAATTGGGCGCAAATTTGGCGGATAAGGATTTGTCGGGCAATGATGATGAAAGCGTGCATAATGCTGGTCCACACGCAACGACTGACAGTCAGGAGAAGCAGCCACACGCATTGGATAAGCTGCTgcccggcagcagcagcggcggtgATCAAGTAGATGGCGTGGGCAGCTCGGTGGAGTGTGTGCGCATTCTACGTGATATACGCGACAATCAGAAGCAGCTGCAGTTACAGATTATGGAACAAAACCGGCAGAATCTGCGCGCGCTGCACAACATCAGCCAGGAGCTCGCCCATATCTATATGGGCGGTCGCAAGCGCTTGAG GCGCACCTTTAACGGATTTAACAAGAAGTGCCATAGAATGAGTCCAAGCGGCGCGGGAAACGTTGCCGCACGGTCAGCCCAAAACGCCAATGCCCGCCGCCAGCTAACCAAGCACAATTTTGGTCTGCACGAGATAGACGAGCAATTGGAGCAGTGGCTAGCGCAGCATGACATTGATGAGTTCTCAAAGTCGCTCATACTGAATGAAGGTTTCACATTTGAGGATTTCATCTATAACATGGAGAAGCTAGATCTGATGCGTTTAGGCTTACG CGTGGGCATCGAGGTGCGCTTGTGGAAACTCATTATACAGGAACGTGCCTGCACTTCGGTGTGCGTGGACAGTCCATCGGGTACATACCACGAGCCTGTTAACAATAATACCATCACAACCAATGCAACGGATGCAGATATTATAAGCCTGGCCAAGGGAAAGATTAGAAAAAGCGAAAGTGAATACGCTTCATGCAGCGAATGA
- the ninaE gene encoding opsin Rh1, translating to MESFAAVATQLGPHFAALSNGSVVDKVTPDMAHLISPYWNQFPAMDPIWAKILTAYMIIIGMISWCGNGVVIYIFATTKSLRTPANLLVINLAISDFGIMITNTPMMGINLYFETWVLGPMMCDIYAGLGSAFGCSSIWSMCMISLDRYQVIVKGMAGRPMTIPLALGKIAYIWFMSSIWCLAPVFGWSRYVPEGNLTSCGIDYLERDWNPRSYLIFYSIFVYYIPLFLICYSYWFIIAAVSAHEKAMREQAKKMNVKSLRSSEDAEKSAEGKLAKVALVTISLWFMAWTPYLVINCMGLFKFEGLTPLNTIWGACFAKSAACYNPIVYGISHPKYRLALKEKCPCCVFGKVDDGKSSDAQSTATASEAESKA from the exons atggaGAG CTTCGCAGCAGTTGCCACACAGCTGGGTCCACACTTTGCCGCCCTGTCCAATGGATCGGTCGTGGACAag GTCACACCCGATATGGCGCACTTAATTAGCCCATATTGGAATCAGTTTCCCGCTATGGATCCCATTTGGGCGAAAATTCTAACCGCCTACATGATCATAATTGGCATGATTTCTTGGTGCGGAAATGGCGTGgtgatttatatatttgcaacaacaaaatcgtTGCGTACGCCTGCTAATCTATTGGTCATCAATTTGGCAATATCCGATTTCGGCATCATGATTACCAATACGCCCATGATGGGCATTAATCTGTACTTTGAGACCTGGGTGCTGGGTCCGATGATGTGCGACATTTATGCCGGCCTGGGCTCGGCCTTTGGCTGCAGCTCCATTTGGTCCATGTGCATGATATCGCTGGATCGCTATCAAGTGATTGTCAAGGGCATGGCCGGCCGTCCAATGACAATTCCACTGGCATTGGGCAAGATCGCCTATATATGGTTCATGTCGAGCATTTGGTGCCTGGCGCCCGTCTTCGGCTGGAGCAG ATATGTGCCGGAGGGTAATCTGACATCGTGCGGTATTGACTACTTGGAACGCGATTGGAATCCACGCTCATATTTGATCTTCTACTCCATCTTTGTCTACTATATCCCGCTGTTCTTGATCTGCTACTCCTACTGGTTCATCATTGCT GCCGTCTCTGCCCACGAGAAAGCCATGCGTGAGCAGGCCAAGAAGATGAATGTCAAGTCGCTGCGCTCGTCCGAGGATGCCGAGAAGAGCGCTGAGGGCAAACTGGCCAAAGTCGCGCTGGTTACCATCTCGCTGTGGTTCATGGCGTGGACACCATATCTGGTCATCAACTGCATGGGCCTGTTCAAATTCGAGGGCCTTACACCATTGAACACCATTTGGGGCGCCTGCTTCGCCAAGTCGGCTGCCTGCTACAATCCAATTGTATACGGCATCAG TCATCCCAAGTACCGCTTGGCTCTGAAGGAGAAGTGCCCATGCTGTGTCTTTGGCAAGGTGGATGATGGCAAGTCCAGCGATGCTCAGTCCACAGCGACGGCTAGCGAGGCTGAGTCCAAGGCATAA